CGGCTGGGTTTTCGGTCAGTTGCCTGGCGTATTCCATGGCGATCTTCTGCCTGCCATCCAAAGGCGCATCGTCAATGGCCCGGGCCTCGACAGCCGCACGGATCGCCGCCGCCCTGGTGTCATCCTTCAGGAGTCGTTGCAGCCCGCAAAAATGATGCTCAACGCAGTAGCTGCACTCGTTGAGCGAACTGACCCAGACGCCCAGCGTTTCCAGAAACCACTTCGGGATAGTGTTGCCGGAGTGATGCAGGACATATTTGTAGATGGCCATGTGGCCTTCCATCGTGTGTGGCCTGAGCGAATGCATCATCATGATATTGTCGACGTTGTTGCCGGGCCCTTTGACCCGGTCGTACAAGGTCTTCAGTTTTCCCTCCGCATCCTCATAGGGAACAGTTTCTATCCAGGCCATTTCATTTCCTCGCTGGGTTCACGCAAGTGCCATCGCAGATCCATGGGCTAGCAACCATTCCAGAAGGTTGCAAACCCAAATGGAGCTGTCCTGCTCAATCCCGATTGTTCCTGTGGTTCTTGCGATAGGTATCAGGAGATGTACCGCAGGTGCTCGAGAAGGCCCTTGAGAAAGCGCTGCGACTGAGAAACCCGACCTGCTCGGATATCCGTTTCACCGGCAGGTCCGAGTGGGCAAGCAATGCCGCAGCGGTGTGCATGCGCAAACCGCGCAGCATTTCCATCGGCCCGTGGCCGCAGGCCCTGGAAAATTTGTCCGCAAAAGACGACCTGCTCATACCTGCTGTAGCAGCGAGACTGTCCAGCGAATGCGGATGGCCGGGTTTTTCCAGCATGGTCCGCAGCGCCGTCCAGAGACGCTCGTCCACCAATGCAGCCATCCAGTTGAGACCGACATCACCGGCCACAAGCCTGTTGCGCAGAAGATGTATCATGCACTGGGTCAGGATGGCGCGGATCAGTGCCCTGCTGCCGAGAGACGGCGATGACAATTCAACCAGCATCTGTTCGATGGGCGCCAGCATGGGGCTTTGCGCCGTTACCTTCTCAATCACCGGTTCACGAATCAGATTGATGAGATCGCTGGTGCCACGCAGGCCGATATTGACGTGGCTGCAGATGGCCAGGAGCTTGCCTTCAGTCGCACCATTGCCATCGCTGCGAAGGTGGGATGCAAGATCAAGTTCTGCGGGATGACAATCCGGAACCGGCGTGCCTGGATGACCAAAGCTGCGCAGGGTGTGCGAGCGAAGTGTCGGCACAAGCACCAATGTGCCCGGCTCTATCGGAACCGGCGTGCGGCCCTTGAAAACAAGTTCCCCGCGGCCTGCCAGAATATAATGCAGCGTGGTGCCGGACTGGCTGTCGAGACCAAGCGAACACTGCCCCTGCAACTCGCATAGAGCAAATGGCTCGGCCCTGACGGCTATTTCATTGAAAACACGTTCGAACGGCATGTGCAGACCATAACGCAGCTTCTGGACTTTCAAGCACTGAAAAACCCAGCTGGGCACGACATCTGGACGAAAAAGCACATCGATTGCCCCAAGTTAACCCCGTCGCCCCCTGAACAGGAGAGTTTTCAAGATGTGCAATGATCATGACTTCAACAACAACAAGGTGAACCGCCGCGCGGCCATCACAGGCAGTATTGCCGCCGGTGCAGCGGCAGCCGCCAGCGTGGCAGCTTCCGGCGCGGCCAATGCAGCCGACGACCCTTATGCGGAGCCTGCAAAGCCTGCCCTGCCACCAAGTGACATGAAACTGGACCTGAAGCGGACTGCTCTGGTGGTCACCGACCCCCAGATCGACTTTCTCAGCCCTGAAGGCGTGACCTGGGGCGTGGTGGGCGCCAGCGTCAAACACCACAACACGGTTGCCAACATCGAGACGCTGTTCCGCGCCGCCAAAGCCAGGGACCTGACCGTTGCGGTTTCCCCGCACTATTACTATCCGACCGACCACGGCTGGCGGTTTGAAGGTGCGCTTGAAAAACTGATGCACAAGATCGGCATGTTCGATCGCAAGGGCAGCCTTACGACAGAAGGGTTCGAGAACTCCGGCGCTGACTTCATGCCGCAGTACAAACCGTACATCTTTGATGGCAAAACCATCGTGACCTCGCCGCACAAGCTGTACGGCAACGAGTCCAACGACCTGGCACTGCAATTGCGCAAGCACAAGGTTGACCAGATCATCCTGTCTGGAATGTCGGCCAACTTATGTACCGAAAGCCATTTGCGGGAACTGCTGGAACAGGGTTTTGAAGTTGCCGTGGTCAAGGACGCAACCGCTGCAGCCATGTTGCCGGAAGGCGACGGCTATCTCGCCGCCCTGACCAATTTCCGGTACATGGCCAACGCTGTGTGGTCGACAGAAGAAGCCGTGAAACACATTCAGGACGCGGCATA
The Anderseniella sp. Alg231-50 DNA segment above includes these coding regions:
- a CDS encoding helix-turn-helix transcriptional regulator is translated as MKVQKLRYGLHMPFERVFNEIAVRAEPFALCELQGQCSLGLDSQSGTTLHYILAGRGELVFKGRTPVPIEPGTLVLVPTLRSHTLRSFGHPGTPVPDCHPAELDLASHLRSDGNGATEGKLLAICSHVNIGLRGTSDLINLIREPVIEKVTAQSPMLAPIEQMLVELSSPSLGSRALIRAILTQCMIHLLRNRLVAGDVGLNWMAALVDERLWTALRTMLEKPGHPHSLDSLAATAGMSRSSFADKFSRACGHGPMEMLRGLRMHTAAALLAHSDLPVKRISEQVGFLSRSAFSRAFSSTCGTSPDTYRKNHRNNRD
- a CDS encoding isochorismatase family protein; the protein is MCNDHDFNNNKVNRRAAITGSIAAGAAAAASVAASGAANAADDPYAEPAKPALPPSDMKLDLKRTALVVTDPQIDFLSPEGVTWGVVGASVKHHNTVANIETLFRAAKARDLTVAVSPHYYYPTDHGWRFEGALEKLMHKIGMFDRKGSLTTEGFENSGADFMPQYKPYIFDGKTIVTSPHKLYGNESNDLALQLRKHKVDQIILSGMSANLCTESHLRELLEQGFEVAVVKDATAAAMLPEGDGYLAALTNFRYMANAVWSTEEAVKHIQDAA
- a CDS encoding peroxidase-related enzyme, producing MAWIETVPYEDAEGKLKTLYDRVKGPGNNVDNIMMMHSLRPHTMEGHMAIYKYVLHHSGNTIPKWFLETLGVWVSSLNECSYCVEHHFCGLQRLLKDDTRAAAIRAAVEARAIDDAPLDGRQKIAMEYARQLTENPAAMREGIVAELRSAGYTDGEILEINQVSAYFSYANRTVLGLGCSTDGDILGLSPNNSDDPDDWNHA